The Meles meles chromosome 6, mMelMel3.1 paternal haplotype, whole genome shotgun sequence genome has a window encoding:
- the GPR132 gene encoding probable G-protein coupled receptor 132 isoform X2, translated as MGASSCNASFEDSRVFLVVVYSAVFAVGLPANCVTAGLTLLQVLQGNVLAVYLFSLALCELLYIGTLPLWAVYIQNQHRWTLGVWACRVTGYIFFCNLYVSILFLCCISCDRFLAVVYALESRGRRQQRTAVLVSASVFVLVGLAHSPVFRMGGEPTCFEAPMDTEVVAFYYLRFTLGFAVPLAVIAFTNRRVFRSVKQSAGLSDTQKTKVKRSVIAVVTIFLVCFAPYHLVLLTKAVAYSYYRGQLDVSRDFEVKLCQLSAVFLCLSTVNSVADPIIYVLATDCSRQEVSRIHRGWKKCSASADVPKHTCSKGSEELSLPTLPTNDSTFPRAIHPLESGPATWSSSLDTLERLDEESH; from the coding sequence ATGGGCGCCTCGAGCTGTAACGCGTCCTTCGAGGACAGCAGGGTGTTCCTGGTGGTCGTGTACAGCGCGGTGTTCGCCGTGGGGCTGCCGGCCAACTGCGTGACGGCGGGGCTCACGCTGCTGCAGGTGCTGCAGGGTAACGTGCTGGCCGTCTACCTGTTCAGCCTGGCGCTGTGCGAGCTGCTGTACATCGGCACGCTGCCGCTCTGGGCCGTCTACATCCAGAACCAGCACCGCTGGACCCTGGGCGTCTGGGCCTGCAGGGTGACCGGCTACATCTTCTTCTGCAACCTGTACGTGAGCATTCTGTTCCTGTGCTGCATCTCCTGCGACCGCTTCCTGGCCGTGGTGTACGCGCTGGAGAGCCGCGGCCGCCGCCAGCAGCGCACCGCCGTCCTCGTGTCCGCGTCCGTCTTTGTGCTGGTCGGGCTCGCCCACAGCCCGGTGTTCAGAATGGGAGGGGAGCCGACGTGCTTCGAGGCGCCGATGGACACCGAGGTCGTGGCGTTCTACTACCTGCGCTTCACGCTGGGCTTCGCCGTCCCGCTCGCCGTCATCGCCTTCACCAACCGGCGCGTCTTCAGGAGCGTCAAGCAGAGCGCGGGCCTGAGCGACACCCAGAAGACGAAGGTGAAGCGCTCGGTCATCGCGGTCGTGACCATCTTCCTGGTCTGCTTCGCCCCGTACCACTTGGTGCTCCTCACCAAAGCCGTGGCCTATTCCTACTACAGGGGACAGCTGGACGTCTCGCGCGACTTCGAGGTCAAGCTCTGCCAGCTCTCCGCAGTGTTCCTGTGCCTGTCCACGGTGAACAGCGTGGCCGACCCCATCATCTACGTGCTGGCCACGGACTGCTCACGGCAAGAGGTGTCCAGAATCCACAGGGGGTGGAAAAAGTGCTCCGCGAGCGCCGACGTCCCCAAGCACACGTGTTCCAAGGGCTCAGAGGAGCTGTCGCTGCCCACATTGCCCACAAATGACTCCACGTTCCCCAGGGCCATCCACCCCCTGGAGTCTGGGCCGGCCACATGGAGCTCCTCGCTGGACACCTTGGAGAGGCTGGATGAAGAGTCCCACTGA
- the GPR132 gene encoding probable G-protein coupled receptor 132 isoform X1, with the protein MTGAREPPGATMIPEPSHTPGNASTATSPVPVTGLPGMGASSCNASFEDSRVFLVVVYSAVFAVGLPANCVTAGLTLLQVLQGNVLAVYLFSLALCELLYIGTLPLWAVYIQNQHRWTLGVWACRVTGYIFFCNLYVSILFLCCISCDRFLAVVYALESRGRRQQRTAVLVSASVFVLVGLAHSPVFRMGGEPTCFEAPMDTEVVAFYYLRFTLGFAVPLAVIAFTNRRVFRSVKQSAGLSDTQKTKVKRSVIAVVTIFLVCFAPYHLVLLTKAVAYSYYRGQLDVSRDFEVKLCQLSAVFLCLSTVNSVADPIIYVLATDCSRQEVSRIHRGWKKCSASADVPKHTCSKGSEELSLPTLPTNDSTFPRAIHPLESGPATWSSSLDTLERLDEESH; encoded by the exons ATGACGGGCGCTAGAGAGCCCCCTGGAGCCACCATGATCCCGGAACCCTCACACACGCCAG GAAACGCCAGCACCGCGACCAGCCCCGTGCCAGTGACCGGGCTTCCCGGCATGGGCGCCTCGAGCTGTAACGCGTCCTTCGAGGACAGCAGGGTGTTCCTGGTGGTCGTGTACAGCGCGGTGTTCGCCGTGGGGCTGCCGGCCAACTGCGTGACGGCGGGGCTCACGCTGCTGCAGGTGCTGCAGGGTAACGTGCTGGCCGTCTACCTGTTCAGCCTGGCGCTGTGCGAGCTGCTGTACATCGGCACGCTGCCGCTCTGGGCCGTCTACATCCAGAACCAGCACCGCTGGACCCTGGGCGTCTGGGCCTGCAGGGTGACCGGCTACATCTTCTTCTGCAACCTGTACGTGAGCATTCTGTTCCTGTGCTGCATCTCCTGCGACCGCTTCCTGGCCGTGGTGTACGCGCTGGAGAGCCGCGGCCGCCGCCAGCAGCGCACCGCCGTCCTCGTGTCCGCGTCCGTCTTTGTGCTGGTCGGGCTCGCCCACAGCCCGGTGTTCAGAATGGGAGGGGAGCCGACGTGCTTCGAGGCGCCGATGGACACCGAGGTCGTGGCGTTCTACTACCTGCGCTTCACGCTGGGCTTCGCCGTCCCGCTCGCCGTCATCGCCTTCACCAACCGGCGCGTCTTCAGGAGCGTCAAGCAGAGCGCGGGCCTGAGCGACACCCAGAAGACGAAGGTGAAGCGCTCGGTCATCGCGGTCGTGACCATCTTCCTGGTCTGCTTCGCCCCGTACCACTTGGTGCTCCTCACCAAAGCCGTGGCCTATTCCTACTACAGGGGACAGCTGGACGTCTCGCGCGACTTCGAGGTCAAGCTCTGCCAGCTCTCCGCAGTGTTCCTGTGCCTGTCCACGGTGAACAGCGTGGCCGACCCCATCATCTACGTGCTGGCCACGGACTGCTCACGGCAAGAGGTGTCCAGAATCCACAGGGGGTGGAAAAAGTGCTCCGCGAGCGCCGACGTCCCCAAGCACACGTGTTCCAAGGGCTCAGAGGAGCTGTCGCTGCCCACATTGCCCACAAATGACTCCACGTTCCCCAGGGCCATCCACCCCCTGGAGTCTGGGCCGGCCACATGGAGCTCCTCGCTGGACACCTTGGAGAGGCTGGATGAAGAGTCCCACTGA